From Armatimonadota bacterium, the proteins below share one genomic window:
- the tnpA gene encoding IS200/IS605 family transposase yields MPQSLVEIYVHLVWTTHNREPLLISDTERSVYRVLASEAAKMNCRILALGGVADHVHVLVSLPAQYGIPRLLNQMKGASSHLIRATPSGEGFGWQGGYAALSVSPNHVPRVQAYVQRQKAHHAECSTFPAWEPSLEQNAPSKAE; encoded by the coding sequence ATGCCACAGAGTCTCGTAGAAATCTATGTTCACCTTGTGTGGACAACCCACAATCGGGAACCATTGCTGATTAGTGATACAGAACGATCGGTCTACCGCGTATTGGCCTCAGAAGCAGCGAAGATGAACTGCCGCATCCTGGCGCTGGGAGGCGTTGCGGACCATGTCCATGTCTTGGTTTCTCTGCCTGCCCAGTACGGTATTCCTCGTCTCCTCAACCAAATGAAGGGTGCTTCTTCACATCTCATCCGAGCCACGCCTTCCGGCGAGGGGTTTGGCTGGCAGGGTGGCTATGCCGCCTTGAGCGTCAGCCCCAATCATGTCCCACGGGTACAGGCCTATGTTCAACGCCAGAAAGCACACCATGCGGAATGCTCCACGTTTCCTGCATGGGAACCGTCCCTCGAACAAAACGCACCGAGTAAAGCGGAATGA